A region of Methyloversatilis discipulorum DNA encodes the following proteins:
- a CDS encoding chloride channel protein translates to MADQKTLRARLTAAWLRLKNPILRRRHYAYLKVWLGRLVLWGGAVGVGLLAVGFAQLSDHAVHLFRDTTSSHPWWPFVAAPLGGALCVWITRRWFAGAEGSGIPQTIAEMSRPETSGWRPLLTLRIIVGKVFIGVAAVGSGFSLGREGPTVQVGASLMNVLHRWLPGALHIPRTHMLVAGGAAGIAAAFNTPLAGIAFAIEELTRSVEARMSGLIITAIVLAGIVSQTFLGKASYFGQIVIAGSDRDMALAVAVTALVCGVAGGLFSRMLIIGSTSWRGPLADLRARRPVLFAAGCGLLVAALGFVSGGLSFGSGYAETRALLEGNTELAWYYGPVKFIATLIAYLSGLPGGIFAPSLAIGAGIGHDLAPLLGQQDAQGLLLVLCMAGFLAAVTQAPITSFIIVMEMVDGYSVIIGLMAVSLLSAGVSRFFSQPLYHTVARHIIARNTAPPP, encoded by the coding sequence ATGGCCGATCAGAAAACATTGCGTGCCCGGCTGACCGCTGCCTGGCTACGCCTGAAGAATCCCATCCTGCGCCGGCGTCATTACGCCTATCTGAAAGTCTGGCTCGGACGCCTCGTGCTGTGGGGCGGCGCGGTCGGCGTCGGACTGCTGGCGGTCGGCTTTGCGCAGCTTTCGGACCATGCGGTGCACCTGTTTCGTGACACCACGTCCAGCCACCCTTGGTGGCCCTTCGTGGCGGCACCGCTCGGTGGAGCGCTGTGCGTATGGATCACGCGCCGCTGGTTCGCCGGTGCAGAGGGCAGCGGCATTCCGCAAACCATCGCCGAAATGTCGAGGCCCGAAACGTCGGGCTGGCGCCCGCTGCTGACGCTGCGCATCATCGTCGGTAAGGTGTTCATCGGCGTCGCGGCCGTCGGCAGCGGCTTCTCGCTCGGCCGCGAGGGCCCGACGGTGCAGGTCGGTGCTTCGCTGATGAATGTGCTGCATCGCTGGCTGCCGGGCGCACTGCACATTCCGCGTACCCACATGCTGGTGGCTGGCGGCGCGGCCGGCATTGCCGCCGCCTTCAACACGCCGCTGGCCGGCATCGCTTTCGCGATCGAGGAACTGACGCGCAGCGTCGAAGCACGCATGAGCGGTCTCATCATCACCGCCATCGTGCTCGCCGGCATCGTGTCGCAGACCTTTCTCGGCAAGGCCAGCTATTTCGGACAGATCGTCATCGCCGGCAGCGACCGCGACATGGCGCTGGCCGTTGCGGTCACCGCACTGGTGTGTGGCGTAGCTGGCGGCCTGTTCTCGCGCATGCTCATCATCGGTTCGACCTCGTGGCGAGGGCCGCTGGCCGATCTGCGCGCCCGCCGCCCGGTGCTGTTCGCAGCGGGGTGCGGTCTGCTGGTGGCGGCGCTCGGCTTCGTCAGTGGCGGCCTCAGCTTCGGCAGCGGCTACGCCGAGACCCGCGCACTGCTCGAAGGCAATACCGAGCTTGCGTGGTACTACGGGCCGGTCAAGTTCATCGCCACGCTGATCGCCTACCTGAGCGGCTTGCCGGGCGGCATCTTCGCGCCCAGCCTCGCCATCGGTGCCGGCATCGGCCACGACCTGGCACCGCTGCTCGGTCAGCAGGACGCTCAGGGCCTGCTGCTGGTGCTGTGCATGGCCGGCTTTCTCGCGGCCGTCACGCAGGCGCCGATCACCTCCTTCATCATCGTGATGGAAATGGTCGACGGCTACTCGGTCATCATCGGCCTGATGGCGGTGTCGCTGCTGTCGGCCGGCGTGTCGCGCTTCTTCAGCCAGCCGCTCTATCACACGGTGGCGCGGCACATCATTGCCCGCAATACCGCGCCGCCTCCGTGA
- a CDS encoding gamma-glutamyltransferase family protein — MTSHTGGIAVAPHHLAAESARDIMREGGNAIEAMIAAAATIAVVYPHMNALGGDGFWLIAEPGEAPRAIDACGASAALASRAWYADQDVRERIPNRGPLAALTVAGTVSGWQLALQAAAEAGGRLPLSRLLRDAEHHARHGVRVTENLARSLRVKEPEVGPQPGFALNFMPDGELPAAGSTLYQLRLADTLAQLAREGLSDFYTGELARRMASALERAGSPLRLSDFAAHRAQWRTPLVLEHSLGRIYNMPPPTQGLLSLLILGQLDRLDLKGLHGQSVDYIHSVVEATRQAFRIRDRYLTDPARMRVDAQSLLSPECLDTLADGIDPERAGGRVNTAPGDTVWLGVVDGEGRAVSFIQSIYHEFGSGVVAGDTGVLWQNRGVSFSLQAGALNALDPCRKPFHTLNPPMAQLKDGRTVVYGSMGGDGQPQFQATVFTRHLVFGDSVQDAVSAPRWLLGRTWGSASETLKLESRFAPEVFEQLTARGHVIESLSDFDDSAGHAGLIVRYPDGRVEGAADPRSDGAAVGTD; from the coding sequence ATGACTTCACACACGGGCGGCATCGCCGTCGCCCCCCACCACCTCGCCGCAGAATCCGCGCGCGACATCATGCGCGAGGGCGGCAACGCGATCGAGGCCATGATCGCCGCAGCGGCCACCATCGCCGTCGTCTATCCGCACATGAATGCGCTCGGCGGCGACGGTTTCTGGCTGATCGCCGAGCCGGGCGAAGCGCCGCGCGCGATCGACGCCTGCGGCGCATCCGCCGCGCTGGCCAGCCGCGCCTGGTACGCCGATCAGGACGTGCGGGAGCGCATTCCGAACCGCGGTCCGCTGGCCGCGCTGACCGTGGCCGGCACGGTGTCGGGCTGGCAGCTCGCACTGCAGGCGGCGGCGGAAGCCGGGGGCCGGTTGCCGCTGTCGCGCCTGCTGCGCGACGCCGAACACCACGCGCGGCACGGCGTCAGGGTGACCGAGAACCTGGCCCGCAGCCTGCGCGTGAAGGAACCTGAAGTCGGCCCGCAGCCCGGTTTCGCGCTGAACTTCATGCCCGACGGCGAGTTGCCCGCAGCCGGCAGCACGCTCTACCAGTTGCGGCTTGCCGATACGCTGGCTCAGCTCGCGCGCGAGGGTCTGTCCGATTTCTATACCGGCGAACTGGCCCGGCGCATGGCGTCGGCGCTGGAGCGTGCGGGGAGCCCGCTGCGCCTGTCGGATTTCGCGGCGCACCGCGCACAGTGGCGCACACCGCTGGTACTCGAGCACAGCCTGGGGCGCATCTACAACATGCCACCGCCGACCCAAGGCCTGCTGTCGCTGTTGATATTGGGGCAGCTGGACCGGCTGGATCTGAAGGGGCTGCACGGGCAATCGGTCGACTACATCCACAGCGTGGTCGAAGCCACCCGTCAGGCCTTCCGCATCCGCGACCGCTATCTGACCGACCCGGCGCGCATGCGTGTCGACGCGCAATCGCTGCTGTCACCGGAGTGCCTCGACACCCTGGCCGACGGCATCGATCCCGAGCGCGCCGGCGGCCGCGTGAACACGGCGCCCGGCGACACCGTCTGGCTCGGCGTGGTCGACGGCGAAGGTCGTGCGGTGAGCTTCATCCAGAGCATCTATCACGAGTTCGGCAGCGGCGTGGTGGCCGGCGATACCGGCGTGCTGTGGCAGAACCGGGGTGTCAGCTTTTCGCTGCAGGCGGGCGCGCTGAATGCGCTCGACCCGTGCCGCAAGCCCTTCCACACGCTGAACCCGCCGATGGCGCAACTGAAGGACGGACGCACCGTGGTGTACGGCAGCATGGGTGGCGACGGTCAGCCGCAGTTCCAGGCCACAGTGTTCACCCGCCATCTCGTGTTCGGCGACAGCGTGCAGGACGCCGTTTCGGCACCGCGCTGGCTGCTCGGCCGCACATGGGGATCGGCCAGCGAGACGCTCAAGCTGGAATCGCGCTTCGCCCCCGAGGTGTTCGAGCAGCTGACCGCTCGCGGCCATGTGATCGAGTCGCTCAGCGATTTCGACGACAGCGCCGGCCACGCGGGACTGATCGTGCGGTATCCGGATGGCCGCGTCGAAGGCGCAGCAGACCCACGGTCGGACGGAGCGGCGGTCGGCACCGATTGA
- a CDS encoding DUF1223 domain-containing protein: MKPTALLLALAACLAAASADAASCRASRTWAPVIELYTSEGCSSCPPAEAWLGSLDDAAAAHRVVPLAFHVDYWNYIGWTDPFADPAHSAHQRRLAQAEGGSVVYTPQVRLAGDDFRGWRSAGQVSTRIALHTPQKSVPVELALDTSGHRAEVRAVATLPPHTVGYLALYERHLVSNVSRGENAGHRLRHDFVVRKLSGPFSADRDARLALKHEFMLDAGWKRADLGVALIAADAGSGASLLGATIEGCAG; the protein is encoded by the coding sequence ATGAAACCGACTGCCCTGCTGCTTGCGCTGGCTGCCTGCCTTGCCGCTGCCAGCGCCGATGCCGCAAGCTGCCGGGCGAGCCGCACCTGGGCGCCTGTGATCGAGCTCTATACCTCGGAGGGCTGCAGCAGCTGCCCGCCGGCCGAGGCCTGGCTGGGCTCGCTGGACGATGCAGCCGCCGCCCACCGGGTGGTGCCGCTGGCCTTTCATGTCGATTACTGGAACTACATCGGCTGGACGGATCCTTTTGCCGACCCGGCGCATTCCGCGCACCAGCGACGCCTGGCGCAGGCGGAGGGTGGCAGCGTCGTCTATACGCCTCAGGTCAGGCTGGCCGGCGACGATTTCCGCGGCTGGCGATCGGCCGGCCAGGTGAGTACACGGATCGCACTGCATACACCGCAGAAATCCGTGCCGGTCGAGCTTGCGCTCGACACCAGCGGGCATCGTGCCGAAGTCCGCGCGGTGGCGACCCTGCCGCCACACACGGTCGGGTACCTGGCGCTTTACGAGCGCCACCTCGTCTCGAACGTGAGCCGCGGAGAGAACGCCGGCCACCGCCTCCGCCACGACTTCGTCGTGCGCAAGCTCTCGGGCCCGTTCAGTGCGGACCGCGACGCCAGACTCGCGCTGAAGCACGAATTCATGCTCGACGCCGGCTGGAAGCGCGCGGATCTTGGCGTAGCGCTGATCGCGGCGGACGCCGGTTCCGGCGCCAGCCTGCTTGGAGCGACGATCGAAGGATGCGCCGGATGA
- a CDS encoding BLUF domain-containing protein: protein MLVRLIYASKVRDGLAPGDIDDILARSQANNARIGVTGALCYTGGVFLQCLEGGRREVNEVYHRIVGDPRHRDPAILGFTEVTARDFADWAMGYVGYTADNRALFLKYGPRPEFDPYAMSAASVEALLHELLGVARWKTVRAAG from the coding sequence ATGCTCGTCCGCCTCATCTACGCCAGCAAGGTCCGCGACGGCCTCGCTCCCGGCGACATCGACGACATACTCGCCCGTTCGCAGGCGAACAACGCGCGCATCGGCGTCACCGGGGCGCTGTGCTACACCGGTGGCGTGTTCCTGCAGTGCCTGGAGGGCGGAAGACGGGAGGTGAACGAGGTCTATCACCGCATCGTTGGCGACCCGCGCCACCGCGATCCGGCCATTCTCGGCTTCACCGAGGTGACGGCGCGCGACTTCGCCGACTGGGCCATGGGTTACGTCGGCTACACGGCTGACAACCGCGCGCTGTTCCTGAAGTACGGCCCGCGCCCCGAATTCGACCCCTACGCGATGAGCGCCGCATCGGTCGAGGCGCTGCTGCATGAATTGCTGGGCGTCGCGCGCTGGAAGACCGTGCGCGCTGCCGGCTGA
- the ylqF gene encoding ribosome biogenesis GTPase YlqF, whose amino-acid sequence MSIQWFPGHMTAARKHATDAMKSIDVVVEVLDARLPEASSNPMIHAIRTHRNRPCLKLLNKADLADPDVTAAWLKFFNSQPNTKAVAISARKPGDAGRIQSLAQSLAPHRDDNLKPLRVIIMGIPNVGKSTLMNALVKKKVAATGDEPAITKSIQRIHLNPRLTLYDTPGLMWPKIEHESDGLMLAASHAIGRNAIIDEEVATFLGNLLQARYPQMLAARYGCTADMDGVAVIEHIAARRGYRIKGGAPDLEKAAFTLLQDYRDGLIGRVSLETPETRAQMLAEEKAAKAAAAAENSGET is encoded by the coding sequence ATGTCCATCCAGTGGTTCCCCGGTCACATGACCGCCGCGCGCAAGCATGCGACCGACGCGATGAAATCGATCGACGTCGTGGTCGAGGTGCTCGACGCGCGCCTGCCGGAGGCGAGCAGCAATCCGATGATCCACGCCATCCGCACGCACCGGAACCGGCCCTGCCTGAAGCTGCTGAACAAGGCAGACCTGGCCGATCCGGACGTAACCGCGGCCTGGCTGAAGTTCTTCAACAGTCAGCCGAACACCAAGGCGGTCGCCATTTCGGCGCGCAAGCCGGGCGACGCGGGACGCATCCAGTCGCTGGCGCAGTCGCTGGCGCCGCACCGCGACGACAACCTGAAACCCTTGCGCGTCATCATCATGGGCATTCCGAACGTCGGCAAATCGACGCTGATGAACGCGCTGGTGAAGAAGAAGGTGGCGGCGACCGGCGACGAGCCGGCGATCACCAAGAGCATCCAGCGCATTCATCTGAATCCGCGACTCACGCTCTACGACACGCCCGGCCTGATGTGGCCGAAGATCGAGCACGAGAGCGACGGGCTGATGCTGGCCGCCAGCCACGCCATCGGCCGCAACGCCATCATCGACGAAGAGGTCGCAACCTTTCTCGGCAACCTGCTGCAGGCCCGCTATCCGCAGATGCTGGCGGCGCGCTACGGCTGCACGGCCGACATGGACGGCGTGGCGGTGATCGAACACATCGCCGCCCGCCGCGGCTACCGCATCAAGGGTGGTGCACCGGATCTGGAAAAGGCTGCGTTCACGCTGCTGCAGGATTACCGCGACGGCCTGATCGGCCGCGTCAGCCTGGAAACGCCGGAAACGAGGGCGCAGATGCTGGCCGAGGAGAAAGCGGCGAAGGCCGCCGCGGCAGCAGAGAACAGCGGCGAAACCTGA
- the rfbC gene encoding dTDP-4-dehydrorhamnose 3,5-epimerase translates to MKVIETGIAGLLVLEPKVFGDARGFFMESFNARTFAEVTGLKLDFVQDNHSRSGRGVLRGLHYQVRQPQGKLVRVSQGRVFDVAVDLRKSSPTFGKWYGVELSGENHRQFWVPAGFAHGFYVLSESADFLYKTTDYYAPEYERSLAWNDPTVGVQWPLDGEPLLSAKDLAGKPLGECEVFEGL, encoded by the coding sequence ATGAAGGTGATCGAAACAGGCATCGCAGGGCTGCTCGTGCTCGAGCCGAAGGTGTTCGGCGACGCCCGCGGCTTCTTCATGGAAAGCTTCAACGCGCGCACCTTCGCCGAGGTGACCGGGTTGAAGCTGGATTTCGTGCAGGACAACCACTCGCGCAGCGGACGCGGCGTGCTGCGTGGGCTGCACTACCAGGTCAGGCAGCCGCAGGGCAAGCTGGTGCGCGTGTCGCAGGGGCGGGTGTTCGACGTCGCGGTCGATCTGCGCAAGTCCTCGCCCACCTTCGGCAAGTGGTACGGGGTGGAATTGAGCGGCGAGAACCACCGCCAGTTCTGGGTGCCGGCCGGCTTTGCGCATGGTTTCTACGTGCTGAGCGAGTCGGCGGACTTCCTGTACAAGACGACCGACTATTACGCCCCCGAGTACGAGCGCAGCCTCGCATGGAACGACCCGACGGTGGGTGTGCAGTGGCCGCTGGACGGCGAGCCGCTGCTGTCGGCGAAGGATCTCGCGGGCAAGCCGCTGGGTGAGTGCGAGGTGTTCGAGGGGCTTTGA